The genome window CGCGGATCATTACTACGTCTACGCCGTCGCTCCGGGCGTCGATCCTCAAAGTTTGGACATCTCCGTCATGGGCGCCGCGCTGACGATTAAAGGCGAGAAGAAGCGCAACGACAAGGACGTGAAGCCCGAAGCCTACCATCGCAGCGAAAGAGCGGAAGGCAAATTTATCCGCACGGTGGAACTACCTACGGATGTGAAGGCGGAGCATGTCTCGGCGGAATACAAGAACGGCCTGTTGACCATCACCTTGCCCAAAGCGGAAGAAGCCAAATCCAAGGCCGTCGCCGTCAAAGTGGCGTAAGTAAGCCGATGGGATTTTTCGAAAGGAGGATGCTTCATCATGACCGAAAAAACCGTACCCGTAACCAAAGAAATGCAGACGCCAGCCATAACGCGCGAAGAATCGTTTTACGTCGCTCCGCCGGTCGACATCTATGAAGAAGGCGAAAAGCTGGTCGTCGTCGCCGATCTGCCTTGCGCCGAACAAGACTCCATCAAGGTGGGCGTCGAGAATAACGTCCTGACGATCCAGGCTTCCACGAAATTCGAAACGAAGGGCGA of Candidatus Omnitrophota bacterium contains these proteins:
- a CDS encoding Hsp20/alpha crystallin family protein, which gives rise to MRMWNTWREMEELRRSIDQLFNGFTPTAPRPQSRFVFLPGHSARAYPSINIHEDADHYYVYAVAPGVDPQSLDISVMGAALTIKGEKKRNDKDVKPEAYHRSERAEGKFIRTVELPTDVKAEHVSAEYKNGLLTITLPKAEEAKSKAVAVKVA
- a CDS encoding Hsp20/alpha crystallin family protein; this translates as MTEKTVPVTKEMQTPAITREESFYVAPPVDIYEEGEKLVVVADLPCAEQDSIKVGVENNVLTIQASTKFETKGEAAYREFDSIHFFRQFELSNEVDIPKIGAEFKKGVLTVDLPKVEKAKPRQIAVKVA